The Camelus bactrianus isolate YW-2024 breed Bactrian camel chromosome 12, ASM4877302v1, whole genome shotgun sequence genome includes a window with the following:
- the LOC141579485 gene encoding uncharacterized protein LOC141579485: IFIIFFLFFSCFFSFFCFKQSLSCDTAVLSTLATSVNKNRYNILHKKNALHRNKKKPITVLRIKDGKGIDVSDKLCHQLPRNTAQYYGNEEKHKAEVIVDPAELNKSESRPNNKSSPFRSTDGTLADFNSNVEKEPDPEIENINQDSCENNEQGYKNKEENELGKNEKGKGHVAEDVGHSHHMDPEESAGEDGGCAAGAAAVTQCAEEDAQANSETDAPAQSRNEVSQV, from the coding sequence atttttattatttttttccttttcttttcctgtttcttctctttcttctgcttcaAGCAGAGTCTGTCATGTGACACAGCTGTGCTTTCTACTCTTGCTACCAGTGTTAATAAAAACAGGTACAATATTCTTCACAAAAAGAATGCTTTACACAGGAACAAAAAGAAACCCATAACAGTACTCAGAATTAAAGATGGGAAGGGAATAGATGTCAGTGACAAGTTATGTCATCAGCTACCTAGAAATACTGCACAGTATTATGGTAATGAAGAAAAACACAAAGCAGAAGTTATTGTAGATCCTGCTGAGCTAAATAAGTCTGAGTCACGGCCAAACAATAAATCAAGTCCATTTAGGTCAACAGATGGTACCTTGGCAGATTTTAACTCCAATGTTGAAAAGGAACCAGATCCTGAAATTGAGAATATTAATCAGGACTCTTGTGAAAATAATGAACAGGGTTATAAAAACAAGGAAGAGAATGAGCTAGGCaagaatgagaaaggaaagggaCACGTAGCTGAAGATGTGGGTCACAGCCATCACATGGATCCAGAAGAATCTGCCGGGGAGGACGGTGGCTGTGCCGCAGGGGCTGCTGCGGTGACTCAGTGCGCTGAGGAGGATGCGCAGGCAAACTCTGAAACTGATGCGCCAGCCCAGTCGAGAAACGAAGTGTCCCAGGTTTAA